The Echinicola rosea genome has a segment encoding these proteins:
- a CDS encoding transcriptional regulator: protein MNKILGVFFLMAVLPIYVSAQVQFVSRAEVPSEWDDRDYLVLPTQDGTIAFRVKAKKGFSLEQRLQYFFTDRELRGTQVYEVPVKDYFDLIGFDLDDEYLYTLFQKGESYSNEKIVYEINLTNHQVREVKLDNILEMELQEFLIMDKKAILMGMMDYRPAIQLLDTETGSVLTVQGVYANEVSILQLRKDPELKVFDVLVSKRDRYKQRSLSIMTFDMEGNKLREVKVEPENRPDLEIVEGILTPMDDYSQVLIGPYGQRKRDPNMGVYFSRINEFGEYENKFLTLADFQHFYNYLPEKQKERRERKLARDIEKERDLVLPNTLVTREIVAGKNYFLVYNDYYLTSSGRFSPRDMMYSSDFYRYAPLSMRNRVVPGGYPWYYPGTDVMSNNEYKFMAAQFLLLDREGKLLWDNSLSLEDVTTTNPGKYGEVSFDGSNLYYLYLDDTKLQLSYLHNGEIELENEEVDLVLIDEDERIKDTQGESLSLSWWYKDYFLLSGKQRIRYLSESGKEEIREVFFMTKIRADASLMKEDEEAQ, encoded by the coding sequence ATGAATAAAATCTTAGGGGTATTTTTTCTTATGGCGGTTTTGCCAATTTATGTCAGTGCCCAAGTGCAGTTCGTCAGCAGGGCGGAAGTTCCCTCAGAGTGGGACGATCGTGACTATCTGGTTTTGCCCACGCAGGATGGTACCATTGCCTTTCGGGTAAAAGCCAAAAAAGGATTCAGTTTGGAGCAACGGCTGCAGTATTTTTTCACCGATCGGGAGCTCCGTGGTACCCAGGTGTATGAAGTGCCAGTGAAAGATTATTTTGACTTGATCGGGTTTGATCTGGATGACGAATACCTTTATACCCTATTTCAGAAAGGGGAAAGCTATTCCAACGAAAAGATCGTCTATGAGATCAACCTGACCAATCACCAAGTGAGGGAGGTGAAGTTGGACAATATCCTCGAAATGGAACTCCAGGAGTTTTTGATCATGGACAAAAAGGCCATTTTGATGGGCATGATGGACTATCGCCCTGCCATCCAGCTGTTGGATACCGAGACGGGAAGTGTACTGACGGTACAGGGAGTGTATGCCAATGAAGTGAGTATCCTTCAATTGAGGAAGGATCCCGAATTAAAAGTGTTTGATGTGTTGGTGAGCAAGCGGGATCGCTATAAGCAAAGGAGCCTTTCGATCATGACTTTTGATATGGAGGGGAATAAGCTTCGGGAAGTAAAGGTGGAGCCGGAAAATAGGCCTGACTTGGAGATCGTCGAGGGCATCCTGACGCCGATGGATGATTACAGCCAAGTGCTCATAGGACCTTATGGGCAGCGAAAAAGAGACCCCAATATGGGCGTGTATTTTTCAAGAATCAATGAATTTGGTGAGTATGAAAACAAATTTTTGACCTTGGCGGATTTTCAGCACTTTTATAATTACCTTCCGGAGAAGCAAAAAGAACGAAGGGAACGAAAACTGGCCAGGGACATCGAAAAGGAAAGGGATTTGGTACTGCCAAATACATTGGTGACCCGGGAAATAGTGGCGGGTAAAAATTATTTTTTGGTGTACAATGACTATTATCTGACCAGTTCGGGGAGGTTTTCGCCACGGGATATGATGTATAGCAGTGATTTTTACCGCTATGCTCCACTGAGCATGCGAAACAGGGTGGTTCCCGGTGGATATCCGTGGTATTATCCCGGGACGGATGTGATGTCCAATAACGAATATAAATTTATGGCCGCCCAATTTTTGCTATTGGATAGGGAGGGTAAATTGCTGTGGGACAATTCCCTGTCGCTGGAAGATGTGACCACGACCAATCCTGGGAAATATGGTGAAGTCAGTTTTGACGGAAGCAATCTTTATTATCTCTATTTGGATGATACCAAACTGCAATTGAGCTATTTGCATAATGGGGAAATTGAGCTGGAAAATGAAGAAGTTGACCTTGTCCTGATCGATGAGGATGAGAGGATAAAAGACACACAGGGTGAAAGCCTTTCACTTAGCTGGTGGTACAAAGATTATTTTTTGCTCTCAGGGAAGCAGCGGATCAGGTACCTGAGTGAATCAGGTAAAGAGGAGATCCGAGAAGTTTTTTTTATGACCAAAATTCGTGCAGATGCCAGCCTAATGAAGGAGGACGAGGAAGCGCAATAA
- a CDS encoding helix-hairpin-helix domain-containing protein → MDNKNITKILKLTSQLMELHEVNSFKIRSYTSAIYSIDQGNVSLEKLDKEALQKINGIGKSIAEVIVQLQETGTHEYLEELLKDTPKGLLEVLEIKGLGPKKIKVLWKELDITSVHELLEACQAGEVAKIKGFGQKTQESIIQSLEFMASNQGKWHYADVEEPVETLHKELVTIFGEDAVSLTGAYARKNEIIEQVEYLIKTDDRKKTLQKLSSLDVLHQDKKSSSPFTWRGKLGERDLSVIFFITSPSNFVNEQLLRSSSRAHLLSPMDDGKPLGSFFKTGNFDNQEAAYKEAGLAYVLPELREGQFEIPLAKENKLPTLLEEKDLKGILHNHSTYSDGKHTLKEMAQYCQELGYEYLGISDHSRTAMYAGGLDIDKVAQQQKEITSLNKEMAPFQIFSGIESDILVDGSLDYPDDVLDSFDFIVSSIHSGLSMTRKKATARLIKAIENPYTTILGHPTGRLLLRREGYPIDHKAIIDACAENNVVIEINANPWRLDLDWRWVHYAMEKEVMLSINPDAHEKNGYFHMKYGVLTGRKGGLTKAMTLNALSGKEIGEYFAKRKEKINK, encoded by the coding sequence TTGGACAATAAAAACATTACCAAAATCCTCAAACTCACTTCCCAGCTGATGGAACTCCATGAGGTGAACTCCTTTAAAATAAGAAGTTATACTTCTGCTATCTACTCCATAGACCAAGGCAATGTAAGCCTCGAAAAGTTGGACAAAGAGGCATTGCAGAAAATCAATGGCATTGGAAAAAGCATCGCCGAGGTCATTGTACAGTTACAGGAAACGGGCACTCACGAATACCTGGAAGAACTGCTGAAAGACACGCCCAAAGGGCTCTTGGAGGTTTTGGAAATAAAAGGTCTGGGCCCAAAAAAGATCAAAGTGCTCTGGAAGGAACTAGACATCACCTCAGTCCATGAACTGCTGGAAGCCTGTCAGGCCGGAGAAGTGGCCAAAATAAAAGGATTCGGCCAGAAGACACAGGAAAGCATCATTCAGTCCCTTGAATTCATGGCTTCCAACCAAGGTAAATGGCACTATGCAGATGTGGAAGAACCAGTGGAAACACTCCACAAAGAACTGGTGACTATTTTTGGCGAAGATGCTGTCTCGCTCACGGGAGCATATGCCCGTAAGAACGAAATCATCGAACAGGTAGAATACCTCATCAAAACCGATGACCGCAAAAAGACACTCCAAAAGCTCTCTTCGCTGGATGTCCTCCATCAAGACAAAAAATCCTCAAGCCCCTTCACTTGGCGAGGAAAACTCGGGGAGCGGGACTTAAGCGTAATTTTCTTTATTACATCCCCCTCCAATTTTGTAAATGAACAATTGCTTCGCAGCTCAAGCCGTGCCCATTTGTTATCGCCAATGGATGATGGCAAACCCCTCGGCAGCTTTTTCAAAACCGGAAATTTCGATAACCAAGAAGCCGCTTATAAAGAGGCAGGACTGGCATATGTGCTTCCCGAGCTGCGTGAAGGACAATTCGAAATCCCCCTTGCCAAAGAAAATAAATTGCCGACCTTACTTGAAGAAAAGGATCTCAAGGGAATCCTACACAACCACTCCACCTACAGTGACGGCAAACATACCTTAAAAGAAATGGCACAATACTGCCAAGAACTAGGCTATGAATACCTTGGAATCTCCGATCACAGCAGGACGGCCATGTATGCTGGTGGCCTGGACATTGACAAGGTGGCGCAGCAGCAAAAAGAAATCACCAGCCTTAACAAGGAAATGGCTCCCTTTCAGATTTTCAGCGGCATCGAGAGTGATATCCTTGTGGACGGTAGCCTTGATTATCCTGACGACGTACTGGACTCTTTTGACTTTATCGTTTCATCCATCCACAGTGGCCTGAGCATGACGCGAAAAAAAGCCACTGCAAGGCTGATCAAAGCCATTGAAAATCCCTACACCACCATTTTGGGACACCCTACCGGTCGTCTGCTGCTACGAAGGGAAGGCTATCCAATCGACCATAAAGCCATCATAGACGCCTGCGCCGAAAACAATGTCGTCATCGAGATCAACGCCAACCCGTGGCGGCTGGACTTGGACTGGAGGTGGGTCCATTACGCCATGGAAAAAGAGGTCATGCTCTCCATAAATCCGGACGCCCATGAAAAAAACGGCTATTTCCATATGAAATACGGAGTACTGACAGGCAGAAAAGGCGGGCTGACAAAAGCCATGACACTAAATGCCTTGAGCGGAAAAGAAATCGGGGAATATTTCGCTAAAAGAAAAGAGAAAATCAATAAATAA
- a CDS encoding cold-shock protein codes for MLTGKVKFYNEAKGFGFIIDDESQNDVFVHATGLEEKVAQNDKVSYDVKEGKKGLNAINVRKS; via the coding sequence ATGCTTACCGGAAAAGTGAAATTTTATAATGAGGCCAAAGGATTCGGTTTCATTATTGATGACGAGTCTCAAAATGACGTCTTTGTCCATGCTACTGGACTAGAAGAAAAAGTAGCTCAAAATGACAAGGTGTCTTATGATGTCAAGGAAGGAAAAAAAGGATTGAACGCTATAAATGTGAGAAAATCATAG
- a CDS encoding SixA phosphatase family protein: MKSLIIYRHAKSSWDDPYMDDHKRPLAIRGLRDAPRMAQRLKKRGVSPDYFLSSDAERAKATAYITAEHLHFSKTDVILSSSLYHATANTILKAVRKIPNDKHTVLVFGHNPGFNELIEKLGGEIDNLPTCGQFGFTFEVDDWMATGPDNAEIWFVDYPKK, translated from the coding sequence ATGAAAAGTTTAATTATTTATAGACACGCCAAGTCATCGTGGGACGATCCCTATATGGACGATCACAAAAGGCCGCTTGCCATTAGAGGGTTGAGAGATGCTCCCCGCATGGCACAAAGACTCAAAAAACGAGGAGTTTCACCAGATTATTTCCTCTCTTCCGATGCCGAAAGAGCAAAGGCCACCGCATACATCACAGCAGAACACCTCCATTTTTCCAAAACGGACGTGATACTCTCTTCCTCCCTTTATCACGCCACTGCCAACACTATCCTAAAAGCCGTCCGTAAAATCCCAAACGACAAACATACCGTCTTGGTCTTTGGCCATAATCCCGGCTTCAATGAACTCATCGAAAAACTGGGTGGTGAAATCGATAACCTCCCTACCTGCGGACAGTTTGGGTTTACATTTGAGGTGGATGACTGGATGGCCACTGGTCCTGATAATGCGGAAATTTGGTTTGTGGACTATCCGAAAAAATAA
- a CDS encoding SDR family NAD(P)-dependent oxidoreductase has product MKNLYILTGCSKGLGKTLLEVLLADKENMVVGISRSPMEETGNFKHHSLDLAHSEELSGKLAAVFPEGDFEKAVLINNAGWIGEIAPIGRLDPTGIATIHAVNVVAPAILMNAFVHTFGGRSLKKTVVNISSGAAEKNMDGWSGYSSSKAALNRLTFVAQEESDLKGYGIRYFALSPGIVDTPMQADIRAAKEEDFSNLSKFKSFKENQELTSPDAVAQKVMYLLDHEGDFGDVLQDVRMF; this is encoded by the coding sequence ATGAAAAACCTGTATATCTTGACTGGATGTAGCAAAGGATTGGGCAAGACTCTTTTAGAGGTGCTCTTGGCCGATAAGGAAAATATGGTGGTCGGAATTTCCCGATCACCTATGGAAGAAACAGGTAATTTTAAGCACCATAGTTTGGATCTCGCCCATTCTGAGGAGCTGTCCGGTAAGTTGGCAGCGGTCTTCCCAGAGGGAGATTTTGAAAAAGCAGTATTAATCAACAATGCCGGCTGGATAGGGGAGATTGCACCCATTGGCCGTTTGGATCCAACTGGCATAGCTACCATCCATGCCGTCAATGTGGTCGCCCCGGCAATCTTGATGAATGCATTTGTCCATACGTTTGGGGGCAGGTCGTTGAAGAAAACTGTTGTGAACATCTCTTCTGGAGCCGCGGAGAAGAATATGGATGGCTGGTCTGGTTACAGCAGTTCGAAGGCTGCGCTTAACCGCTTGACCTTTGTGGCCCAAGAGGAAAGTGACCTTAAGGGCTACGGTATTCGTTATTTTGCCCTTTCTCCTGGCATAGTTGACACTCCCATGCAGGCCGATATCAGGGCTGCAAAAGAGGAAGATTTTAGTAATTTGAGCAAGTTCAAATCTTTTAAGGAAAACCAAGAACTGACGTCCCCTGATGCGGTGGCCCAAAAGGTGATGTACTTATTGGATCATGAGGGTGATTTTGGCGATGTGCTGCAGGATGTGAGGATGTTTTAG
- the hslU gene encoding ATP-dependent protease ATPase subunit HslU codes for MREINDLTPRQIVQELDKYIIGQREAKRNVAIALRNRIRRMMVKSDLQKDIVPNNILMIGSTGVGKTEIARRLAKVANAPFTKVEASKFTEVGYVGRDVESMVRDLVEQSINLVKEAKNEEVKEKAAENVEDVLLDILIPPVKSPGFSTSRAKTTSSNGDFDPEKASEQELNEKTRERFREKLRNGELEERKVEINVKQSNPVGVGMIGNGMMDDASMAGLQDMLNGMMPKKTKKRKVTIAEARKILMEEEASKLIDFDEVKEEAIHLAENNGIIFIDEIDKVAKSGKNGSGPDVSREGVQRDLLPIVEGSAVNTKYGLVHTDHVLFIAAGAFHVSKPSDLIPELQGRFPIRVELDSLTQEDFSRILREPKNALTKQYQALFEAEDVSLEYTDDAIEEIARIAFKINEDVENIGARRLHTVMSHLLNDFLFDVPDTIEANAKIMVTKDMVGERLSSLAQNKDLSQYIL; via the coding sequence ATGAGAGAAATTAATGATTTGACACCAAGACAAATCGTCCAAGAACTGGACAAATACATCATTGGTCAGCGGGAAGCCAAGCGAAATGTGGCCATAGCCCTGCGAAACCGAATCAGAAGGATGATGGTAAAGAGTGACCTGCAGAAGGATATCGTTCCCAATAATATCCTGATGATCGGATCCACAGGGGTGGGCAAGACAGAAATCGCCCGCAGGCTGGCCAAAGTGGCCAATGCGCCCTTTACAAAGGTGGAAGCATCCAAGTTTACAGAAGTAGGCTATGTGGGCAGGGACGTGGAAAGTATGGTCAGGGACCTTGTAGAGCAATCCATCAACCTGGTCAAAGAAGCCAAAAATGAGGAGGTAAAGGAAAAGGCCGCAGAAAATGTAGAAGATGTCCTGCTGGACATCTTGATTCCACCGGTGAAGTCACCTGGGTTTAGCACTAGCCGAGCCAAAACGACTTCCAGTAATGGGGATTTTGACCCTGAAAAGGCTTCTGAGCAAGAACTCAATGAAAAGACCCGGGAAAGGTTTCGGGAGAAACTCAGGAATGGTGAGCTAGAGGAGCGTAAAGTGGAGATCAATGTCAAGCAGTCAAACCCCGTGGGAGTGGGCATGATCGGTAATGGCATGATGGATGATGCCAGCATGGCGGGACTTCAGGACATGCTCAATGGCATGATGCCCAAGAAGACCAAAAAACGTAAGGTGACCATTGCCGAAGCCAGGAAAATATTGATGGAAGAAGAGGCTTCCAAATTGATCGACTTCGATGAAGTGAAGGAAGAGGCCATCCATTTGGCAGAAAACAACGGCATCATCTTTATCGATGAGATCGACAAGGTGGCCAAGAGCGGTAAAAATGGAAGTGGACCTGATGTCAGCAGGGAAGGTGTCCAGCGGGATCTGTTGCCCATTGTGGAGGGAAGTGCCGTCAATACCAAGTACGGACTCGTTCATACCGACCACGTGCTGTTTATCGCTGCGGGGGCTTTCCATGTCAGCAAGCCCTCCGATCTTATTCCTGAGCTACAAGGACGCTTTCCGATTCGTGTAGAGCTGGACAGCCTGACGCAGGAGGATTTCAGTAGGATACTGAGAGAGCCCAAAAACGCCCTGACCAAGCAATATCAGGCGCTTTTTGAAGCAGAAGATGTGTCACTGGAATATACCGATGATGCAATCGAAGAAATCGCGCGGATCGCCTTTAAAATCAATGAAGACGTGGAGAATATTGGTGCCAGGAGATTACACACGGTGATGAGCCATTTGCTCAATGACTTCCTGTTTGATGTTCCGGACACCATCGAAGCCAATGCCAAGATCATGGTGACCAAGGACATGGTCGGGGAACGTTTGAGCTCCTTGGCCCAAAACAAGGACTTGTCACAATATATCCTTTAA